Proteins co-encoded in one uncultured Draconibacterium sp. genomic window:
- a CDS encoding TraR/DksA C4-type zinc finger protein yields the protein MAELNKAEIRVLIISEIEKTEKLIREYNELTKPVEPENAIGRISRMDAINNKSVTEATLRKAKDKLEKLRFALSRVDDDDFGRCISCKKPIPLGRILIMPQARTCVSCSS from the coding sequence AATAAGGCTGAAATAAGAGTTTTGATTATTTCCGAAATTGAAAAAACGGAAAAGCTTATTCGGGAATATAATGAGCTGACAAAACCTGTTGAGCCGGAAAATGCCATTGGGCGAATATCGAGAATGGATGCCATTAATAATAAAAGTGTTACAGAAGCCACGTTGCGCAAGGCTAAAGACAAGCTGGAAAAGTTGAGATTTGCATTGTCGAGAGTTGATGATGATGATTTTGGACGCTGTATAAGTTGTAAAAAGCCAATCCCTCTAGGTAGGATTCTTATTATGCCGCAAGCGCGAACCTGTGTTTCTTGTTCAAGTTAA